A genome region from Halorussus pelagicus includes the following:
- a CDS encoding cryptochrome/photolyase family protein yields the protein MTVWVLGDQLHPDAGPLANCSPGDERVLLVESRGFARRMPYHPQKLTLVFAAMRHFRDELRDAGYEVEYRRAETFADALDAHFADHPANHLRAMKPASHGAADRLRDLVTDAAGEEGRLTLVENDLFLCSPDEFDTRFPDAIPRQETFYRWMRERTGYLMEGCDDESVEEDSRPAGGEWNYDEQNRQFPPAEYDFPDPPAFDATETTEAVADWVRDEFETWGDDALGVADADPTDAARTDLTDFADEEEDGARDGRFRWPVTREQALTALDRFVAERLPEFGPYQDAMLARSWSGNHALLSPALNLGLLRPEEVIERAIDAYEADEAPIESVEGFVRQVLGWREFVRHAYRRRMPEMARANHLDATRDLPPLYYDGETEMRCLETVVGRVRNRGYSHHIERLMILSNFALMYGADPHELNRWFHFGYVDAYHWVTTPNVVGMGTFATDALSTKPYAASANYVDKMSDFCEGCRYDPDETTGEDACPFNALYWDFLAENDETLRDNHRMGLTYHNLDRKGDDELDAIRERAAEVRERAANGSL from the coding sequence ATGACCGTCTGGGTTCTGGGCGACCAGTTGCATCCCGACGCGGGACCGCTCGCCAACTGCTCGCCCGGCGACGAGCGCGTCCTCCTCGTGGAGTCGCGCGGGTTCGCCCGCCGGATGCCGTATCACCCTCAGAAGCTCACGCTCGTCTTCGCCGCCATGCGCCACTTCCGCGACGAGTTGCGCGACGCTGGCTACGAGGTCGAGTACCGGCGGGCCGAGACGTTCGCCGACGCCCTCGACGCTCACTTCGCCGACCACCCCGCCAACCACCTCCGCGCGATGAAACCCGCGAGCCACGGCGCGGCCGACCGCCTCCGGGACCTCGTGACCGACGCCGCGGGCGAGGAGGGACGGCTGACCCTCGTGGAGAACGACCTGTTTCTCTGTTCGCCCGACGAGTTCGACACGCGCTTTCCTGACGCGATTCCCCGCCAAGAGACGTTCTATCGCTGGATGCGCGAGCGGACGGGGTATCTGATGGAGGGCTGTGACGACGAGTCCGTTGAGGAAGACTCCCGACCCGCGGGCGGCGAGTGGAACTACGACGAACAGAACCGCCAGTTCCCGCCCGCGGAGTACGATTTTCCCGACCCACCCGCGTTCGACGCGACCGAGACGACCGAAGCCGTCGCCGATTGGGTGCGCGACGAGTTCGAGACGTGGGGCGACGACGCGCTCGGCGTCGCGGACGCGGACCCGACCGACGCCGCGAGGACCGACCTCACCGACTTCGCGGACGAGGAGGAAGACGGAGCGCGAGACGGCCGATTCCGCTGGCCGGTCACCCGCGAGCAGGCCCTGACCGCCCTCGATAGGTTCGTCGCCGAGCGATTGCCCGAGTTCGGTCCCTATCAGGACGCCATGCTCGCGCGGTCGTGGTCGGGCAACCACGCCCTGCTGTCGCCCGCGCTCAACCTCGGCCTGCTCCGGCCCGAGGAGGTAATCGAGCGCGCCATCGACGCCTACGAGGCCGACGAGGCACCCATCGAGAGCGTCGAGGGGTTCGTCCGGCAGGTCCTCGGGTGGCGCGAGTTCGTCCGCCACGCCTACCGCCGCCGGATGCCCGAGATGGCACGAGCGAATCACCTCGATGCGACCCGCGACCTGCCGCCGCTGTACTACGACGGCGAGACCGAGATGCGCTGTCTGGAGACCGTCGTTGGGCGCGTCCGAAACCGGGGGTACAGCCACCACATCGAGCGCCTGATGATTCTGTCGAACTTCGCGCTGATGTACGGCGCGGACCCCCACGAACTGAATCGCTGGTTCCACTTCGGCTACGTGGACGCCTACCACTGGGTCACGACACCCAACGTCGTCGGGATGGGCACCTTCGCCACCGACGCGCTCTCCACGAAACCGTACGCCGCGAGCGCGAACTACGTGGACAAGATGAGCGATTTCTGTGAGGGTTGTCGGTACGACCCCGACGAGACCACGGGAGAAGACGCCTGTCCGTTCAACGCGCTCTACTGGGACTTCCTCGCGGAGAACGACGAGACGCTTCGGGACAACCACCGGATGGGGCTGACCTACCACAATCTCGACCGGAAAGGCGACGACGAACTCGACGCCATCCGCGAGCGCGCCGCCGAGGTTCGAGAGCGGGCCGCGAATGGGAGCCTCTAG
- a CDS encoding 2Fe-2S iron-sulfur cluster-binding protein, which produces MPTIRFQGEAIDCKEGTVLRDALLDAGLSPHNGTSQYLNCRGHATCGTCAVEVRGDVSEMAADERRRLSMRPHDLDSGLRLSCQTRVEGDVQVVKHPGFWGQKVEDGGERGEEVAPDSDPTA; this is translated from the coding sequence ATGCCGACGATTCGGTTTCAAGGCGAAGCGATAGACTGCAAAGAAGGCACGGTTCTCCGCGACGCGCTCCTCGATGCGGGCCTGTCGCCGCACAACGGCACGTCTCAGTACCTCAATTGCCGGGGACACGCCACCTGCGGGACCTGCGCGGTCGAGGTCCGCGGCGACGTGAGCGAGATGGCCGCCGACGAGCGCAGGCGGCTCTCGATGCGGCCACACGACCTCGACTCGGGGCTTCGACTGTCGTGCCAGACCCGCGTCGAGGGTGATGTGCAAGTGGTGAAACACCCCGGCTTCTGGGGCCAGAAGGTCGAAGACGGCGGCGAACGCGGCGAGGAGGTCGCGCCCGACTCCGACCCGACTGCCTGA
- a CDS encoding VOC family protein → MSAITFFATTDLERIVEFYIETVGADVWLEQPDCTILKYDNQLLGFCEREDADTEGILTFVADDRAGVDEMHERLADRAREEPHENETYDIYQFFAADPDGRTVEFQTFLHPTDDV, encoded by the coding sequence GTGAGCGCGATAACTTTCTTCGCCACGACCGACTTGGAACGCATCGTCGAGTTTTACATCGAGACCGTCGGCGCGGACGTGTGGCTCGAACAGCCCGACTGCACGATTCTGAAGTACGACAATCAGTTGCTCGGGTTCTGCGAGCGCGAGGATGCCGACACCGAGGGCATCCTCACCTTCGTCGCCGACGACCGCGCGGGCGTAGACGAGATGCACGAGCGACTGGCCGACCGCGCCCGCGAGGAACCCCACGAGAACGAAACGTACGACATCTACCAGTTCTTCGCCGCGGACCCCGACGGCCGGACCGTCGAGTTCCAGACGTTCCTCCACCCGACAGACGACGTGTAG
- a CDS encoding DUF4350 domain-containing protein, whose amino-acid sequence MRRRTFLTSLAAATGGSAAGIELTDRVRAASGQIPELECYSTSSLVDYNYEPLTDDTAVAVWAENTATNSDADSNGDGVLYGDDASIPLVATDWNVVGFGSMLVTDSDSSWRRGNEEFLLNVWDDALGGSGTVLWDEGHGQFYGLSKFSQFESYAENNGYTVEATTSLASDLSGADAAVVTSPSTALTSSELSALGDFVANGGWLFLHDQSDYGGYDATGNLNDIAGYLELAFRFNDDQVTDQFRNGGEPYQPTTTQFDTSFPYFGDRDGLGLDPDKTYTVPVTEVLDGDTVKVEFADGTTENVRILGTDTAEKSSNSQYERVQEWEGIEENTYLENKADDATAFGQNELGGKTVDLVFDENEPVRDAFGRVLGYLYYDKSGDGTRDANYNHQLVKQGHARVYDSSFAKHREFRASEDAARAEGRQVWAESDPENSTEIRDNPVDDLFFPQTASIRTASGAVADSRVPVYAETSATQRLDGGHDYSGDIPLVAVDEDASVGVVGGPFIDEGYEQNEGYSTDTSGYGNYPFLTNLVDYLADASGDILIDGGHGQFNASYGLSAEDAAYYMRYLEGQDIGFEGVNEFTSATLEGARAVVVTTPPESFAQSEIDALNAFVSNGGAVVLMGSGVTTPEARANVNDLASGLGSDLRVNADQVVDDTNSVATSAEVPETTVFDGSFPLFDAYTPDDGGSSGPSVSIPTISEDGATLNDEYVDVKNTGASSLDLTDWSLEDEANNTYQFPDGFSLDAGETVRVHTGSGTDSATDLYWGRGSAVWNNDSDTASVYDDTGNLAVERTYPTNDSDSKIAVKTISEDGKTLNDEYVDFENTGSSGEDLTGWTVEDEAGNSYQFPDGFSLGAGDAVRLHSGDGTDSATELYWGGSYIWNNGGDTVYLYDDGGSLHTEYSY is encoded by the coding sequence ATGCGGAGACGCACCTTCCTGACCTCACTCGCGGCCGCAACGGGCGGTTCGGCCGCAGGTATCGAACTGACCGACCGCGTACGCGCGGCGTCCGGTCAGATTCCCGAACTCGAATGCTACTCCACGTCGAGTTTGGTGGACTACAACTACGAACCGCTCACCGACGACACCGCCGTCGCGGTGTGGGCCGAGAACACCGCGACGAACAGCGACGCCGACTCGAACGGCGACGGCGTCCTCTACGGCGACGACGCGTCGATTCCGCTCGTCGCCACCGACTGGAACGTGGTCGGGTTCGGGTCGATGCTGGTCACGGACTCCGACAGTAGTTGGCGACGCGGCAACGAGGAGTTCCTGCTCAACGTCTGGGACGACGCGCTCGGCGGGTCGGGAACCGTCCTCTGGGACGAGGGGCACGGCCAGTTCTACGGTCTCTCGAAGTTCTCCCAGTTCGAGAGCTACGCGGAGAACAACGGCTACACCGTCGAAGCGACCACCTCGCTCGCGTCGGACCTCTCCGGAGCAGACGCGGCGGTCGTCACCTCGCCGAGTACGGCGCTCACGTCGAGCGAACTCTCCGCGCTCGGCGACTTCGTGGCGAATGGCGGCTGGCTGTTCCTCCACGACCAGTCGGACTACGGCGGCTACGACGCCACGGGGAACCTCAACGACATCGCGGGCTACCTCGAACTCGCGTTCCGGTTCAACGACGACCAAGTGACCGACCAGTTCCGGAACGGCGGCGAACCCTACCAGCCGACGACCACGCAGTTCGACACGTCGTTCCCTTACTTCGGTGACCGCGACGGTCTGGGTCTCGACCCCGACAAGACCTACACAGTGCCCGTGACGGAGGTCCTCGACGGCGACACGGTGAAAGTCGAGTTCGCCGACGGCACGACCGAGAACGTCCGCATCCTCGGGACCGACACCGCCGAGAAGTCCTCGAACAGCCAGTACGAGCGCGTCCAAGAGTGGGAGGGCATCGAGGAAAACACCTACCTCGAAAACAAGGCCGACGATGCCACCGCCTTCGGGCAGAACGAACTCGGTGGAAAGACAGTGGACCTCGTGTTCGACGAGAACGAACCGGTTCGGGACGCCTTCGGCCGCGTGCTGGGCTATCTCTACTACGACAAGTCCGGCGACGGGACCCGCGACGCCAACTACAACCACCAACTCGTCAAGCAGGGCCACGCCCGCGTCTACGACTCGTCGTTCGCCAAACACCGCGAGTTCCGGGCCTCGGAGGACGCCGCGCGCGCCGAGGGCCGACAGGTCTGGGCCGAGAGCGACCCCGAGAACTCGACCGAGATTCGTGACAACCCCGTGGACGACCTCTTCTTCCCGCAGACCGCGAGCATCCGGACCGCCTCGGGCGCGGTGGCGGACTCGCGCGTGCCGGTCTACGCCGAGACCAGCGCGACCCAGCGACTCGACGGCGGCCACGACTACAGCGGCGACATCCCACTGGTGGCCGTGGACGAGGACGCCAGCGTCGGCGTCGTCGGCGGTCCGTTCATCGACGAGGGCTACGAGCAAAACGAGGGGTACAGCACCGATACCTCGGGCTACGGCAACTACCCCTTCCTGACGAATCTCGTGGACTACCTCGCGGACGCCTCGGGCGACATCCTCATCGACGGCGGTCACGGCCAGTTCAACGCGAGTTACGGTCTCTCCGCCGAGGACGCCGCCTACTACATGCGCTATCTCGAAGGACAGGACATCGGCTTCGAGGGCGTCAACGAGTTCACCAGCGCGACCCTTGAGGGCGCGCGAGCGGTCGTCGTCACGACTCCGCCCGAGTCGTTCGCCCAGAGCGAAATCGACGCGCTGAACGCCTTTGTCTCGAACGGCGGCGCGGTCGTGCTGATGGGCAGCGGCGTGACTACGCCGGAAGCGCGCGCGAACGTCAACGACCTCGCCAGCGGTCTCGGGTCGGACCTCCGGGTCAACGCCGACCAAGTCGTTGACGACACCAACAGCGTGGCGACCAGCGCCGAGGTGCCCGAGACGACCGTCTTCGACGGGTCGTTCCCGCTGTTCGACGCCTACACGCCCGACGACGGCGGTTCGTCCGGACCCTCGGTCTCGATTCCGACTATCAGCGAGGACGGCGCGACCCTCAACGACGAGTACGTGGACGTGAAAAACACCGGGGCGAGTAGCCTCGACCTGACCGACTGGTCGCTCGAAGATGAAGCGAACAACACTTACCAGTTCCCCGATGGCTTCTCGCTCGACGCTGGCGAGACGGTGCGGGTCCACACCGGGAGCGGCACGGACTCGGCGACCGACCTCTACTGGGGTCGCGGGTCCGCGGTCTGGAACAACGACAGCGACACGGCGTCCGTCTACGACGACACCGGAAACCTCGCCGTCGAACGGACGTACCCGACCAACGACTCGGACAGCAAAATCGCCGTCAAGACCATCAGCGAGGACGGCAAGACGCTCAACGACGAGTACGTGGACTTCGAGAACACCGGGTCCAGCGGCGAGGACCTGACCGGGTGGACCGTCGAGGACGAGGCGGGCAACAGCTACCAGTTCCCCGACGGCTTCTCGCTCGGCGCTGGCGACGCGGTTCGTCTCCACTCGGGCGACGGCACGGACTCGGCGACCGAACTCTACTGGGGCGGGTCGTACATCTGGAACAACGGGGGCGACACGGTGTACCTCTACGACGACGGCGGAAGCCTCCACACCGAGTACAGTTACTGA
- a CDS encoding twin-arginine translocation signal domain-containing protein, which yields MPREMEKESSKNRSLNRRRFLGAACATSSAALTSGFLRPNPEEKFEIDDFLDSENLKDLLEKVGNPEVKDQNSEVYEGRNLKLASANLDTEVGTVKFLEVLESNIGKFDQGDTSLKFKVENLTGETRRSLPTRVNSIPAGVDFTLRNKGNRTSLTTTVTRSEQVQLSKLVGSENFTALYVNDHYYVKTGESETYYVTGEIERPKINNASVEKAVTTQVDAEACFNCGVNAPGCVGNCLTPCLPEHGNPIDCATCIGKHCVGLDVKSCTKCIASIPEDLL from the coding sequence ATGCCGCGGGAAATGGAAAAAGAAAGTTCGAAGAATCGTTCACTCAATCGACGCCGCTTCCTCGGAGCCGCCTGTGCAACAAGCAGTGCAGCATTAACTTCCGGTTTTTTGAGGCCGAACCCTGAAGAAAAATTCGAAATAGATGATTTTCTTGATTCAGAAAATTTAAAAGATTTGTTGGAAAAGGTAGGGAACCCCGAAGTAAAAGACCAAAATTCTGAGGTATATGAAGGAAGAAACCTGAAACTGGCTTCTGCCAACCTCGACACGGAGGTTGGAACAGTGAAATTCTTAGAAGTGCTTGAATCGAATATCGGAAAATTCGATCAAGGAGATACGTCGTTGAAATTTAAAGTAGAAAATCTAACCGGCGAAACTCGGAGGTCACTACCTACTCGGGTTAATAGTATTCCGGCTGGTGTTGACTTTACACTTCGCAACAAGGGTAATAGAACGAGTCTCACTACTACTGTGACACGTAGCGAACAAGTTCAACTGTCTAAACTCGTAGGAAGCGAAAATTTCACTGCTCTATATGTGAATGATCATTACTACGTGAAAACTGGAGAAAGCGAGACGTACTACGTTACGGGAGAAATAGAGCGTCCAAAAATTAATAATGCCTCAGTTGAAAAAGCAGTGACCACACAGGTTGATGCTGAGGCATGTTTCAACTGTGGTGTCAATGCTCCAGGATGTGTTGGAAACTGTCTCACTCCGTGTCTCCCTGAGCACGGCAACCCCATTGATTGTGCTACTTGTATTGGGAAACATTGTGTGGGCTTAGATGTAAAATCCTGTACAAAATGCATAGCTAGCATACCTGAAGACTTGCTATAA
- a CDS encoding LolA family protein, protein MNGEPPSVEKIVERLQKEDNLPDTIHAKQVKQLEYGNGLKETEVEIWESLPYQFRSEVISTKVIQEFDFEISVINSPVSEFGKSGDIVLQDRNKIVIYDEKQNTYKIHPLQSPREQIGHTITTTLIGSSPLTTFNISYEGVEYVADRKAYVLRFQPTEMVNSFLENLDYIFIWIDSEYWFPMKREVEYKIKDGEIFNTHESVDFQEIDLLQKRKFKQVDINTELSASIFDFDPPKDAKRID, encoded by the coding sequence ATGAATGGGGAGCCACCGTCGGTAGAAAAAATTGTAGAGAGACTACAAAAGGAAGATAATCTACCAGACACAATCCATGCGAAACAAGTAAAACAGTTAGAGTATGGAAATGGATTGAAAGAAACCGAAGTAGAAATCTGGGAATCGCTTCCCTATCAATTTCGCTCAGAAGTAATATCTACCAAAGTTATTCAAGAGTTCGATTTCGAAATTAGCGTTATAAATAGTCCTGTGAGTGAGTTTGGAAAATCTGGAGATATAGTCCTTCAAGATAGAAACAAAATAGTGATTTATGACGAAAAACAAAATACGTACAAAATTCATCCGCTACAATCACCAAGAGAGCAAATCGGTCATACGATAACTACGACGCTGATTGGTTCTTCTCCGTTAACGACGTTTAATATCTCTTATGAAGGTGTAGAGTATGTTGCAGACCGTAAGGCCTATGTTTTACGATTCCAACCGACGGAGATGGTCAATTCGTTCTTAGAAAATCTTGACTATATTTTCATTTGGATAGATTCTGAATATTGGTTCCCAATGAAACGTGAGGTGGAATATAAAATTAAAGATGGAGAAATTTTCAATACTCATGAATCGGTAGATTTCCAAGAGATCGATTTATTGCAAAAAAGAAAGTTCAAGCAAGTAGATATAAATACCGAGTTGTCAGCGTCTATTTTTGACTTTGACCCGCCAAAAGACGCGAAACGTATCGATTAA
- a CDS encoding succinylglutamate desuccinylase/aspartoacylase family protein produces the protein MNHTTERVTLARLPSGVEIETTVHIYDGAADGPTVYVQAAQHGREINGTETLRRVHDELLAGETDLAGRLVAVPVADPLTFDRVSYTTPEQLDSVNPNMNRVWPGDPEGTVHERMAATLWEYAEDADAVVDLHTGSADMLTHVVFMEGHEESRALAEAFGTDLLLSEEAGDDADTEWADRDFDGKLRVAATREGIPTITPELAHNKHLVEDAIEAGVAGTLSVLRHLDLLEGDPDADGARRLARNHLGRVTADDAGLFRVDSDRAVGQRVEPGERVGTLYDPTTYEVLQEVETDRAGTLYSLTREATVSGGETLLSVALPREE, from the coding sequence ATGAACCACACTACGGAGCGCGTCACGCTCGCGCGACTCCCCTCCGGCGTCGAAATCGAGACGACAGTGCACATCTACGACGGCGCGGCCGACGGGCCGACGGTGTACGTGCAGGCCGCCCAGCACGGCCGCGAGATAAACGGGACCGAGACGTTGCGGCGCGTCCACGACGAACTGCTCGCGGGCGAGACCGACCTCGCAGGGCGACTCGTCGCGGTGCCGGTCGCCGACCCTCTCACGTTCGACCGGGTGTCGTACACGACGCCCGAGCAGTTGGACAGCGTAAACCCGAACATGAATCGGGTCTGGCCGGGCGACCCGGAGGGCACCGTCCACGAACGCATGGCGGCGACGCTCTGGGAGTACGCCGAGGACGCCGACGCAGTGGTGGACCTCCACACCGGGAGCGCCGACATGCTCACTCACGTCGTGTTCATGGAGGGCCACGAGGAGTCGCGCGCGCTGGCCGAGGCGTTCGGCACCGACCTCCTGCTCTCGGAGGAGGCGGGCGACGACGCCGACACAGAGTGGGCCGACCGCGACTTCGACGGGAAACTCCGCGTCGCGGCGACCCGCGAGGGAATCCCGACCATCACGCCCGAACTCGCGCACAACAAGCACCTCGTGGAGGACGCCATCGAGGCGGGCGTCGCGGGCACACTCTCGGTCCTCCGGCACCTCGACCTGCTGGAGGGCGACCCGGACGCAGACGGCGCGCGCCGACTGGCGCGCAACCACCTCGGTCGGGTCACCGCCGACGACGCAGGCCTGTTCCGGGTGGACTCCGACCGCGCGGTCGGCCAGCGCGTCGAACCGGGCGAGCGCGTCGGCACGCTCTACGACCCGACGACCTACGAGGTGTTACAGGAGGTCGAGACCGACCGCGCCGGAACGCTGTACTCGCTGACGCGGGAAGCAACGGTCTCGGGCGGCGAGACGCTACTGAGCGTCGCGTTACCCCGAGAGGAGTAG
- a CDS encoding NADP-dependent malic enzyme translates to MGLDEDSLDYHREEPPGKIEISTTKPTNTQRDLSLAYSPGVAAPCRAIDENPDDAYKYTAKGNLVGVVSNGSAVLGLGDIGAQASKPVMEGKGVLFKRFADIDVFDIELDQEDAEDVIRTTKAMEPTFGGINLEDIKAPECFEIEETLREEMDIPVFHDDQHGTAIISGAALLNATEINGKDIEDLKIVFSGAGASAIASARFYVSLGAKKENIIMCDSSGIITQNRADHGDVNDYKAQFARDVPEGDLEDAMEGADVFVGLSVAGIVSQEMVQSMADDPVIFAMANPDPEIGYEEAKAARDDTVIMATGRSDYPNMVNNVLGFPFIFRGALDVRATEINEEMKIAAAEALADLAKQDVPDAVVKAYGDQPLQFGPEYIIPKPLDPRVLFEVAPAVADAATESGVARGELDTDEYVETLEARLGKSREMMRVVLNKAKSDPKRVALAEGDDEKMIRAAYQMQEEGIAKPVLIGDSDSIAATAADLGLDFDPDIADPANADHDAYTERLYQLRRRKGITESEAEELVRKDSNYFASVMVEQGDADAMLTGLTHHYPSALRPPLQVIGTADDADYAAGVYMLTFKNRVIFCADATVNQDPDEDVLEEITRHTAELARRFNVEPRAAMLSYSNFGSVDNEGTRKPRKAAEALRADPNVDFPVDGEMQADTAVVEDILNGTYEFSELDDPANLLIFPNLEAGNIGYKLLQRLGGADAIGPMLVGMDKPVHVIQRGDEVKDIVNLAGVAVVDAQQNE, encoded by the coding sequence ATGGGACTAGACGAGGATTCACTCGACTATCACCGAGAAGAACCGCCGGGGAAAATCGAAATTTCGACGACCAAGCCGACGAACACCCAGCGCGACCTGAGTCTGGCGTACTCGCCGGGGGTGGCCGCACCCTGCCGCGCGATAGACGAGAACCCCGACGACGCCTACAAGTACACCGCGAAGGGGAACCTCGTGGGCGTCGTCTCGAACGGGTCGGCGGTCCTCGGGTTAGGCGACATCGGCGCGCAGGCGTCCAAACCCGTGATGGAGGGGAAGGGCGTCCTGTTCAAGCGATTCGCCGACATCGACGTGTTCGACATCGAGTTGGACCAAGAGGACGCCGAGGACGTGATTCGGACGACGAAGGCGATGGAACCCACGTTCGGGGGCATCAATCTGGAGGACATCAAAGCGCCCGAGTGCTTCGAAATCGAGGAGACCCTGCGCGAGGAGATGGACATTCCGGTCTTCCACGACGACCAGCACGGCACCGCCATCATTTCGGGCGCGGCCCTGCTCAACGCCACCGAAATCAACGGCAAGGATATCGAGGACCTGAAAATCGTCTTCTCGGGTGCGGGGGCCTCCGCAATCGCCTCCGCGCGGTTCTACGTCTCGCTCGGCGCGAAGAAGGAGAACATCATCATGTGTGACTCCTCGGGCATCATCACGCAGAACCGCGCCGACCACGGCGACGTGAACGACTACAAGGCCCAGTTCGCCCGCGACGTGCCGGAGGGCGACCTCGAAGACGCGATGGAGGGCGCGGACGTATTCGTCGGTCTCTCGGTCGCCGGAATCGTCAGCCAAGAGATGGTCCAGTCGATGGCTGACGACCCCGTCATCTTCGCCATGGCGAACCCCGACCCCGAAATCGGCTACGAGGAGGCCAAGGCCGCCCGCGACGACACGGTCATCATGGCAACCGGGCGCTCGGACTACCCGAACATGGTCAACAACGTCCTTGGGTTCCCGTTCATCTTCCGGGGCGCGCTCGACGTGCGCGCGACCGAAATCAACGAGGAAATGAAGATAGCGGCCGCGGAAGCGCTCGCGGACCTCGCCAAGCAGGACGTGCCCGACGCCGTGGTCAAGGCCTACGGCGACCAACCGCTCCAGTTCGGTCCCGAGTACATCATCCCGAAGCCGCTGGACCCCCGCGTCCTCTTCGAGGTCGCGCCTGCCGTCGCCGACGCCGCGACGGAGAGCGGCGTCGCCCGCGGCGAGTTGGACACCGACGAGTACGTCGAGACGCTGGAGGCCCGACTCGGCAAGTCCCGCGAGATGATGCGGGTCGTCCTGAACAAGGCCAAGTCCGACCCCAAGCGCGTCGCGCTCGCGGAGGGCGACGACGAGAAGATGATTCGGGCGGCCTACCAGATGCAGGAGGAGGGCATCGCCAAGCCTGTTCTCATCGGCGACAGCGACTCCATCGCGGCGACTGCCGCGGACCTCGGTCTGGACTTCGACCCCGACATCGCTGACCCCGCGAACGCCGACCACGACGCGTACACCGAACGTCTCTACCAACTCCGTCGCCGGAAAGGTATCACCGAGAGCGAGGCCGAGGAACTCGTACGGAAGGACAGCAACTACTTCGCCAGCGTGATGGTCGAACAGGGCGACGCCGACGCGATGCTGACCGGCCTGACCCACCACTACCCCTCGGCGCTCCGACCACCCCTGCAAGTCATCGGCACGGCCGACGACGCTGACTACGCCGCGGGCGTCTACATGCTCACGTTCAAGAACCGCGTCATCTTCTGCGCGGACGCGACGGTCAATCAGGACCCCGACGAGGACGTGCTGGAAGAAATTACTCGCCACACCGCGGAACTCGCCCGGCGGTTCAACGTCGAACCGCGCGCGGCGATGCTGTCGTACTCGAACTTCGGGAGCGTAGACAACGAGGGCACGCGCAAGCCACGGAAAGCCGCCGAGGCGCTCCGCGCGGACCCCAACGTCGATTTCCCGGTTGACGGCGAGATGCAGGCCGACACCGCGGTTGTCGAGGACATTCTCAACGGGACCTACGAATTCTCGGAACTTGACGACCCCGCGAATCTCCTCATCTTCCCAAACCTCGAAGCGGGCAACATCGGCTACAAACTGCTCCAGCGGTTGGGCGGCGCGGACGCCATCGGTCCGATGCTGGTCGGCATGGACAAGCCGGTCCACGTCATCCAGCGCGGCGACGAGGTCAAAGACATCGTGAATCTGGCGGGCGTGGCAGTCGTGGACGCCCAGCAGAACGAATAG